A section of the Desulfurella sp. genome encodes:
- the aprB gene encoding adenylyl-sulfate reductase subunit beta has product MPSFVITEKCDGCKALDKTACQYVCPNDLMILDKEKMKAYNQEPDMCWECYSCVKICPQQAIDIRSYADFVPMGASVVPLRGSQDIMWTVKFRNGSIKRFKFPIRTTAEGQIEISGGFNPGKDDLDSQALFTEPESLGLDNIPTPKK; this is encoded by the coding sequence AAAGCGCTGGACAAAACAGCTTGCCAGTATGTATGTCCGAATGATCTTATGATTTTAGATAAGGAGAAAATGAAAGCATATAATCAAGAGCCTGATATGTGTTGGGAATGCTATTCTTGCGTAAAAATATGCCCACAGCAAGCTATCGATATTAGAAGTTATGCTGATTTTGTACCTATGGGGGCAAGCGTAGTTCCTTTACGTGGTTCGCAGGATATTATGTGGACAGTTAAGTTTAGAAATGGATCAATTAAAAGATTTAAGTTTCCTATAAGAACTACTGCTGAAGGCCAGATAGAAATTTCTGGTGGGTTTAATCCGGGTAAAGATGATTTAGATAGCCAAGCATTATTTACTGAGCCAGAATCTTTAGGTTTGGATAATATTCCAACACCTAAAAAATAA